Proteins from one Choloepus didactylus isolate mChoDid1 chromosome 4, mChoDid1.pri, whole genome shotgun sequence genomic window:
- the SOCS4 gene encoding suppressor of cytokine signaling 4 has protein sequence MAENSENNSRNVDVRPKTSRSRSADRKDGYVWSGKKLSWSKKTESCSDAEAVNAIEKTEVPLRSQERKHSCSSIELDLDHSCGHRFLGRSLKQKLQDAVGQCFPIKNCSSRHSSGLPSKRKIHISELMLDKCPFPPRSDLAFRWHFIKQHTAPINPKSDEWVSTDLCQNELRDGQLKQRRNVEEDVNCFSHASVQPCMITPNNAPCGSGPMTGSVMNLVSNNSIEDSDMDSEDEIITLCTSSRKRNKLKWEMDDEILQLETPPKYHTQIDYVHCLVPDLLQINNNPCYWGVMDKYAAEALLEGKPEGTFLLRDSAQEDYLFSVSFRRYSRSLHARIEQWNHNFSFDAHDPCVFHSPDITGLLEHYKDPSACMFFEPLLSTPLIRTFPFSLQHICRTVICNCTTYDGIDALPIPSSMKLYLKEYHYKSKVRVLRIDAPEQQC, from the coding sequence ATGGcagaaaatagtgaaaataatagTAGAAATGTCGATGTAAGGCCCAAAACTAGTCGGAGTAGAAGTGCTGACAGAAAGGACGGTTATGTATGGAGTGGAAAGAAGTTATCTTGGTCAAAAAAGACTGAGAGTTGTTCAGATGCTGAAGCAGTGAATGCTATAGAGAAAACTGAAGTTCCTTTAAGGAGCCAAGAAAGGAAGCACAGCTGTTCATCCATTGAGCTGGACTTAGATCATTCCTGTGGGCATAGATTTTTAGGCCGATCCCTTAAACAGAAACTGCAAGATGCTGTGGGCCAGTgttttccaattaaaaattgTAGTAGTCGACACTCTTCAGGGCTTCCatccaaaagaaaaattcatatcAGTGAACTCATGTTAGATAAGTGTCCTTTCCCACCTCGATCAGATTTAGCCTTTAGGTGGCATTttattaaacaacacactgcccCTATAAATCCCAAATCAGATGAATGGGTAAGCACAGACTTATGTCAGAATGAGCTGAGGGATGGTCAgctaaaacaaagaagaaatgtgGAAGAAGATGTCAACTGTTTCTCACATGCCAGTGTTCAGCCCTGTATGATAACTCCCAACAATGCTCCATGTGGAAGTGGTCCTATGACTGGTTCTGTGATGAACTTGGTTTCAAATAACAGTATTGAAGATAGTGACATGGATTCAGAAGATGAAATTATAACCCTTTGCACAAGTTCCcgaaaaagaaacaaactcaaATGGGAAATGGATGATGAAATCCTGCAGTTGGAAACACCTCCTAAGTACCACACTCAGATTGATTATGTCCACTGTCTTGTACCAGACCTCCTTCAGATCAATAACAATCCATGTTACTGGGGAGTTATGGATAAATATGCAGCTGAAGCTCTGCTAGAAGGAAAACCAGAGGGTACCTTTCTACTTCGAGACTCAGCACAGGAAGACTATCTATTCTCTGTTAGTTTTAGACGCTATAGTCGTTCTCTTCATGCTAGAATTGAACAATGGAATCACAACTTTAGCTTTGATGCACATGATCCTTGTGTCTTTCATTCTCCTGACATTACTGGGCTCCTAGAACATTATAAGGACCCGAGTGCCTGTATGTTCTTCGAACCACTTTTATCCACTCCTTTAATTCGgacttttcccttttccctaCAGCATATATGCAGAACGGTTATTTGTAACTGTACAACCTATGATGGCATTGATGCGCTTCCAATTCCTTCTTCTATGAAATTATATCTGAAGGAATATCACTATAAATCAAAAGTTAGAGTACTCAGAATTGATGCACCAGAACAGCAATGCTAG